One genomic region from Microcystis panniformis FACHB-1757 encodes:
- a CDS encoding HAD-IC family P-type ATPase yields MFPEDKYHIVDVLQKTNHIVGMTGDGVNDAPALKKADAGIAVSGATDAARAAADIVLLTPGLSVIVDAIRLSRQIFERMTSYVLYRIIATIQILVFTTLAILFFNSYPITAIMIVFLAILNDGAIMTIAYDNAKISKVPQAWDMPKVLTIASVLGVVNVIATFLLYYLAGRVWGMTPDKVQTYIFLNIALLGMMTLYSVRAKGAFWSLAPAKPLAIATGISVIISSLISMFGILIAPIGFEGVAKSWLYALVWLLIIDRVKLALYSIFNHPKADLGNTYQSTWENLKT; encoded by the coding sequence GTGTTCCCGGAGGACAAATATCATATCGTCGATGTCTTGCAGAAAACTAATCACATTGTCGGTATGACCGGAGATGGGGTCAACGATGCGCCGGCGCTGAAAAAAGCCGATGCGGGGATTGCGGTTTCCGGGGCGACGGATGCGGCCCGGGCGGCGGCCGATATAGTTCTCCTTACCCCCGGTTTATCGGTAATCGTCGATGCAATTAGGTTAAGTCGTCAGATTTTTGAGCGGATGACCAGTTATGTTCTCTACCGGATCATCGCCACAATTCAGATTCTCGTTTTTACCACTTTGGCGATTCTGTTCTTTAATTCCTACCCGATTACGGCAATTATGATCGTTTTCTTAGCAATTCTTAACGATGGAGCGATCATGACGATCGCCTACGATAATGCCAAGATATCGAAAGTACCCCAAGCTTGGGATATGCCGAAAGTTCTCACCATCGCTTCGGTTTTGGGAGTGGTCAACGTCATTGCCACTTTCCTACTGTACTATCTAGCGGGCCGGGTATGGGGAATGACTCCTGACAAGGTGCAAACCTATATTTTCCTCAATATCGCTCTCTTAGGGATGATGACTCTCTATTCGGTGCGGGCAAAAGGTGCGTTTTGGTCCTTGGCCCCTGCTAAACCTCTAGCGATCGCTACTGGCATCTCGGTCATTATATCTTCGCTGATCTCAATGTTCGGAATCCTGATCGCCCCGATCGGTTTTGAGGGAGTGGCAAAAAGCTGGCTCTATGCCCTAGTCTGGTTATTGATTATCGATCGAGTCAAATTGGCTCTCTATTCGATTTTTAATCATCCCAAGGCAGATTTAGGCAACACCTATCAATCCACTTGGGAGAATTTAAAAACTTGA
- a CDS encoding NAD(+) kinase — MQLKQVIIAHKANHPQSKAWAEKCAKQLEARQCKVLMGPSGFKDNPYPVFLASASEKIDLAIVLGGDGTILAAARYLAHEDIPILAVNVGGHLGFLTEPLEIFQDTETVWERLQSDHYAVQQRMMLMARIYEGDKRNPQPVSEAFYALNEMCVKPASIDRMPTSILEIEVDGEVVDQYQGDGLLVATPTGSTCYTASANGPIIHPGMEAIAVTPICPLSLSSRPIVIPPASLVSIWPLGDYELNTKLWMDGALATSIWPGQWVGVTKAEKFAQFIILRESYSFYQTLQEKLQWAGARIHYDGNRHN; from the coding sequence GTGCAGTTAAAACAAGTAATCATCGCTCACAAGGCCAACCATCCCCAAAGTAAAGCATGGGCGGAAAAATGCGCTAAACAGTTAGAAGCCCGTCAGTGTAAAGTTTTAATGGGACCCAGTGGCTTTAAAGATAATCCCTATCCAGTATTTTTAGCCTCAGCATCGGAAAAAATCGACCTTGCCATCGTTTTGGGGGGAGATGGAACCATTTTGGCCGCTGCTCGCTATTTAGCCCACGAAGACATTCCAATTTTAGCGGTGAATGTTGGCGGCCATCTGGGATTTTTAACGGAACCTTTGGAGATTTTCCAAGATACGGAGACGGTCTGGGAGCGTTTACAATCCGATCACTATGCGGTACAACAACGGATGATGTTAATGGCCAGAATCTATGAAGGGGATAAAAGAAACCCGCAGCCAGTGAGCGAGGCATTTTATGCCCTGAATGAGATGTGTGTGAAACCCGCTAGTATCGATAGGATGCCCACCTCAATCCTCGAAATCGAAGTGGACGGGGAAGTAGTAGATCAGTACCAAGGGGACGGTTTATTAGTGGCTACTCCCACGGGATCCACCTGTTACACCGCTTCCGCTAATGGTCCGATTATACACCCCGGCATGGAAGCGATCGCTGTCACCCCGATTTGTCCCTTGAGTCTCTCCAGTCGGCCGATTGTCATTCCCCCGGCATCTCTGGTTAGTATTTGGCCTCTGGGAGACTACGAATTAAATACTAAACTCTGGATGGATGGCGCTTTAGCTACTTCCATTTGGCCCGGGCAATGGGTGGGAGTTACTAAAGCCGAAAAATTCGCCCAATTTATTATCCTGCGGGAAAGTTATTCTTTTTATCAGACTCTACAGGAAAAATTGCAATGGGCCGGGGCAAGAATTCACTATGATGGCAATCGTCATAATTAG
- a CDS encoding phycobiliprotein lyase, with translation MTLIQTAQLSLETLALAFFKQTEGRWQSQRRYYTLTQETEPQEVISAIEIKYLPQGSEPLIQLARLHNLEDTTLLGGTEVTWQSNYLRPQSKKPSNGSTIFGILDNILYRDRGFATDKPVSAIYTFPNPSTLCLRTEYAGSVFEEEIKLIGQQYRTRQTIISRAGQELMIGQYLEKRVN, from the coding sequence ATGACATTAATTCAAACCGCCCAATTATCGCTAGAAACTTTGGCTTTAGCCTTTTTTAAGCAGACAGAAGGACGCTGGCAATCCCAGAGACGTTATTACACCCTCACCCAAGAAACGGAACCCCAAGAAGTTATCAGCGCCATCGAGATTAAATATTTACCCCAAGGCAGCGAACCATTAATTCAACTGGCCCGTTTACATAATCTGGAAGATACAACTTTATTAGGTGGCACGGAAGTGACTTGGCAAAGTAATTATCTCCGTCCCCAGAGTAAAAAACCCTCCAACGGTTCCACCATATTCGGTATTTTAGATAATATTCTCTATCGCGATCGGGGATTTGCGACGGATAAACCCGTTAGTGCCATTTATACCTTTCCTAACCCCTCTACTCTCTGTCTGAGAACAGAATACGCCGGTTCTGTCTTTGAAGAAGAAATTAAACTCATCGGTCAACAATATCGCACCCGACAAACTATTATCTCTCGCGCTGGTCAAGAATTGATGATCGGTCAATATCTAGAAAAACGGGTCAATTAG
- the thiC gene encoding phosphomethylpyrimidine synthase gives MRQEWVAPRRGQANVSQMHYARQGIITEEMTYVAKRENLSPELIRSEIARGRLIIPANINHLNLEPMAIGIASKCKVNANIGASPNSSNINEELEKLHLAVKYGADTVMDLSTGGGNLDEIRTAIINASPVPIGTVPIYQAVESVHGNIEKLTPEDFLHIIEKHAGQGVDYMTIHAGILIEHLPLVKTRLTGIVSRGGGIIAKWMLHHHKQNPLYTHFDEIIEIFKRYDVSFSLGDSLRPGCTHDASDAAQLAELKTLGQLTRRAWEHDVQVMVEGPGHVPMDQIEFNVKKQMEECSEAPFYVLGPLVTDIAPGYDHITSAIGAALAGWYGTAMLCYVTPKEHLGLPNAEDVRNGLIAYKIAAHAADIARHRPGARDRDDELSIARYNFDWNRQFQLSLDPDRAKEYHDETLPADIYKTAEFCSMCGPKFCPMQTKVDADAITELEKFLASQNQDNLTPV, from the coding sequence ATGAGACAAGAATGGGTTGCCCCCCGGCGCGGACAAGCAAATGTATCGCAAATGCACTACGCCCGTCAGGGGATAATTACCGAAGAGATGACGTATGTGGCAAAACGGGAAAATCTCTCTCCCGAATTGATTCGCAGCGAAATCGCCCGAGGAAGACTGATTATTCCCGCTAATATCAATCACCTCAACCTCGAACCCATGGCGATCGGTATTGCTTCTAAGTGTAAAGTTAATGCTAATATCGGGGCTTCCCCTAACTCCTCGAATATTAACGAAGAACTGGAAAAATTACACCTAGCGGTCAAATACGGCGCGGATACGGTGATGGATCTTTCCACCGGTGGCGGTAATTTGGACGAAATTCGCACCGCGATTATCAATGCTTCTCCGGTCCCCATCGGTACTGTACCCATCTATCAAGCGGTGGAAAGCGTTCACGGCAATATTGAAAAACTCACCCCCGAAGATTTCCTCCACATTATCGAAAAACACGCCGGGCAAGGGGTAGATTACATGACGATTCATGCGGGAATCCTCATCGAACACCTGCCTTTAGTCAAAACCCGTCTGACCGGGATTGTCTCCCGGGGTGGTGGTATTATTGCTAAGTGGATGTTACACCACCATAAGCAAAATCCTCTCTACACCCATTTCGATGAAATTATCGAGATTTTCAAGCGTTATGACGTTTCTTTTAGTCTCGGTGACTCCCTACGTCCCGGTTGTACCCACGATGCTTCTGATGCGGCCCAATTAGCGGAATTGAAAACCCTCGGCCAACTGACGCGCCGCGCTTGGGAACACGATGTACAGGTGATGGTGGAAGGACCTGGCCATGTTCCCATGGATCAAATTGAATTTAATGTGAAAAAACAAATGGAGGAGTGTAGCGAAGCACCCTTCTATGTTCTTGGTCCCCTTGTCACTGATATTGCCCCAGGGTACGATCATATCACTTCGGCGATCGGGGCGGCTCTGGCGGGTTGGTACGGGACGGCGATGTTATGTTATGTCACTCCGAAAGAACATCTCGGTTTACCCAACGCTGAAGATGTGCGAAATGGCTTAATTGCCTACAAAATAGCGGCTCATGCGGCAGATATCGCCCGTCATCGTCCCGGGGCGCGTGATCGTGACGACGAACTCTCCATTGCTCGTTATAATTTCGATTGGAATCGTCAATTTCAGTTATCCTTGGATCCCGATCGCGCTAAGGAATACCACGATGAGACTTTACCCGCAGATATCTATAAGACTGCGGAGTTTTGTTCGATGTGTGGACCGAAATTCTGTCCTATGCAAACTAAGGTCGATGCCGATGCAATTACGGAATTAGAGAAGTTTCTCGCTAGTCAGAATCAAGACAATTTAACCCCAGTTTAA
- a CDS encoding transaldolase: MAKTLLEQLREFTVVVADTGDIQAIEAFTPQDTTTNPSLITAAAQMPQYQPIVDQTLQAARKELGEQATPEDVATLAFDRLAIGFGLQILQIVPGRVSTEVDARLSYDTQATIDKARYLISQYEQAGISRERVLIKIASTWEGIKAAEVLEKEGIHCNLTLLFGFHQAIACAEAGVTLISPFVGRILDWYKKETGKDYVGAEDPGVQSVTQIYNYYKKFGYKTEVMGASFRNIGEICELAGCDLLTISPKLLEQLQGTEADLPRKLDPAQAATLDIVKIAMDHATFEKMHAEDAMASEKLAEGIQGFTKALELLEQLLIQRLTQLEGQSTLEHAAEDIFRVYDHDGDGFITREEWAGTDAVFDAIDINHDGKISPDEIAVGLGAAFRLVEA; this comes from the coding sequence ATGGCTAAAACCCTACTAGAACAATTACGGGAATTTACAGTGGTTGTTGCCGATACCGGCGATATCCAAGCGATCGAAGCTTTCACCCCCCAAGATACCACCACTAACCCCTCCCTGATCACGGCCGCGGCCCAAATGCCCCAATATCAGCCGATTGTCGATCAAACCCTGCAAGCGGCCAGAAAAGAATTAGGAGAGCAGGCCACTCCGGAAGATGTGGCCACACTAGCTTTTGATCGCCTAGCCATCGGTTTTGGTCTGCAAATCCTGCAAATCGTCCCTGGCCGCGTCTCCACCGAAGTGGATGCTCGTCTTTCCTACGATACCCAAGCTACCATCGACAAGGCCCGTTATCTCATTTCCCAGTATGAACAAGCGGGTATCTCTAGAGAAAGAGTCTTAATTAAAATTGCCTCGACTTGGGAAGGGATTAAAGCCGCAGAAGTCCTCGAAAAAGAAGGAATTCACTGTAATTTAACCCTATTATTCGGGTTCCATCAGGCGATCGCCTGTGCGGAAGCGGGAGTAACCTTAATTTCTCCCTTTGTCGGTCGGATTCTCGATTGGTATAAAAAAGAAACCGGTAAAGACTACGTTGGCGCTGAAGATCCCGGGGTCCAATCCGTTACCCAGATCTATAACTACTATAAAAAGTTTGGCTATAAAACCGAAGTTATGGGGGCAAGTTTCCGCAATATCGGCGAAATTTGCGAGTTAGCTGGTTGTGATCTTTTAACCATTTCCCCGAAACTTCTCGAACAATTGCAAGGGACAGAAGCCGATTTACCCCGTAAGCTCGATCCAGCACAGGCCGCAACCCTTGATATTGTCAAAATTGCCATGGATCACGCGACTTTTGAAAAAATGCACGCCGAAGATGCCATGGCTTCCGAAAAACTAGCGGAAGGTATTCAAGGTTTTACCAAAGCTTTAGAATTGTTGGAACAATTGCTGATTCAACGTTTAACCCAGTTGGAAGGTCAGTCAACCCTAGAACACGCCGCCGAAGATATTTTCCGAGTCTATGATCATGATGGGGATGGTTTCATCACCCGGGAAGAATGGGCGGGAACCGATGCGGTATTCGATGCGATCGATATTAACCATGATGGGAAAATTTCTCCCGATGAGATCGCTGTCGGTTTAGGTGCAGCCTTTCGTTTAGTGGAAGCTTGA
- the rpmI gene encoding 50S ribosomal protein L35, whose translation MPKLKTRKAAAKRFEATGSGKKIKRRKAFKNHLLDHKSAERKRRRLSQITLVDERDEKEVRLMLPYL comes from the coding sequence ATGCCCAAGCTAAAAACGCGAAAGGCGGCGGCCAAACGATTCGAGGCCACGGGAAGCGGCAAAAAAATCAAACGTCGCAAAGCCTTCAAAAATCACCTACTCGATCATAAAAGTGCCGAACGCAAGCGCCGTCGTTTGTCCCAGATTACCCTAGTGGACGAGCGCGACGAGAAGGAAGTGCGCTTAATGTTGCCCTATTTGTAA
- the rplT gene encoding 50S ribosomal protein L20, with protein MSRVKRGNVARKRRKKVLKLAKGFRGSHSRLFRTANQQVMKALRNAYRDRRKRKRDFRRLWITRINAAARQQGISYSQLTGQLKKANILLNRKMLAQLAVLDPVAFAKVVETAKG; from the coding sequence ATGTCTAGAGTAAAACGGGGGAATGTCGCCCGCAAGCGACGCAAAAAAGTTCTCAAATTAGCCAAAGGTTTTCGCGGTTCTCACTCGCGCCTATTCCGTACAGCTAACCAACAGGTAATGAAGGCCTTGCGGAATGCCTATAGAGACCGTCGCAAACGTAAACGCGATTTTCGTCGTCTTTGGATTACCCGCATTAACGCCGCGGCTCGTCAACAGGGCATCAGTTACAGCCAACTGACCGGACAATTAAAGAAAGCTAATATCCTCCTCAATCGGAAAATGTTGGCCCAATTAGCCGTCCTCGATCCCGTCGCTTTTGCTAAAGTGGTAGAAACAGCCAAAGGATAA
- a CDS encoding PhoH family protein, with product MTETWQTIQFPSSESAIALAGHQEANLKLIARQTGANLVLRGMELRIGGQPTPVERATAIVRSLSILWQEAKLIAEADIMTAIHALDTGRSSEYKELQQDILARTRRGELIRAKTFRQRQYIQAIQSHDITFCIGPAGTGKTFLAAVLAVQALLEDKVERIILTRPAVEAGEKLGFLPGDLQQKVDPFLRPLYDALYEFIEAAKIPDLMERGKIEIAPLAYMRGRTLANAFVIVDEAQNTTPAQLKMVLTRLGFGSRMVVTGDVTQTDLPQPQESGLIAAQKILKSVEGIAFCYLSRADVVRHPLVQKIVSAYEQHEK from the coding sequence ATGACGGAAACTTGGCAAACGATTCAATTCCCCAGTTCAGAAAGTGCGATCGCTTTAGCGGGTCATCAAGAAGCTAACCTCAAATTGATAGCCAGGCAAACTGGGGCGAATTTAGTCCTCAGAGGGATGGAATTGCGGATTGGGGGGCAACCGACCCCCGTGGAGCGTGCCACAGCGATTGTACGCTCCTTAAGTATTTTATGGCAAGAGGCCAAGTTAATCGCCGAAGCCGATATTATGACCGCTATCCATGCCCTCGATACGGGGCGTTCTAGCGAGTATAAAGAACTACAGCAGGATATTCTCGCTCGTACCCGTCGCGGGGAGCTAATTCGGGCAAAAACCTTCCGTCAGCGTCAATATATCCAAGCGATTCAAAGTCACGATATCACCTTTTGTATTGGACCTGCCGGCACGGGGAAAACCTTTTTAGCCGCCGTTTTGGCCGTACAAGCTTTATTAGAAGATAAAGTAGAACGGATTATCCTCACCCGGCCGGCCGTGGAAGCGGGGGAAAAATTAGGCTTTCTCCCGGGGGATTTACAGCAAAAAGTCGATCCTTTTTTGCGTCCCCTCTACGATGCTTTATACGAATTTATCGAAGCGGCCAAAATTCCCGACCTGATGGAACGGGGTAAAATCGAAATAGCTCCCTTAGCTTATATGCGGGGACGAACCCTAGCTAATGCTTTTGTTATTGTTGATGAGGCCCAAAATACCACCCCAGCACAGTTAAAAATGGTCTTAACTCGCTTGGGATTCGGTTCGCGCATGGTAGTAACTGGAGATGTTACTCAAACCGATTTACCGCAACCACAGGAATCGGGGTTAATTGCCGCTCAAAAAATCCTCAAATCAGTAGAAGGGATCGCTTTTTGTTACCTATCCCGGGCCGATGTGGTGCGTCATCCCCTAGTACAAAAAATTGTCTCAGCCTACGAACAGCACGAAAAATAA
- a CDS encoding fatty acid desaturase codes for MILKKTTPTQASALRDNPRLGMLQISDNRLVQAFFDWLTGYYLAPPLWKSTPSLELLYGILQYIGGLAIALSHWQLIPLGWVLSVAGAAQLQEIAHFCAHNAFFPQYPTYNHLLGCLLTLITGKKPFPLFKKDHLLIHHPPKNLATMNDKGNTPYLVEELGFEFGQEEAFYWQNLGKLLLSPKFYGETFLARLTNLLKAPINYQIATLIVLFLASVCAGLTHSCLICLLWALFTQLGTYAAALLQQLPEHNWAYEADDNEGAKSQVIGKSFALYLGAYPPRSDHWLEWLKWSTELVGAVFIRLIILPVSLGAHCVHHATPNDHNWANQLYTLRAFQTGSVKGWQRYQFLEVWGYRNALNYVFVGFSLRGKS; via the coding sequence ATGATACTCAAAAAAACCACCCCAACACAAGCATCGGCTTTAAGGGATAATCCACGCCTAGGGATGCTCCAAATCAGCGATAATCGTCTCGTACAAGCTTTCTTTGACTGGCTAACAGGCTACTACCTTGCTCCCCCTCTCTGGAAAAGCACGCCCTCCTTAGAATTACTCTATGGCATACTCCAGTATATAGGAGGATTAGCGATCGCTCTTAGCCACTGGCAATTAATCCCCCTAGGATGGGTGTTATCCGTAGCTGGAGCGGCTCAATTGCAGGAAATAGCCCACTTTTGCGCCCATAATGCTTTTTTCCCTCAATATCCCACTTATAACCATCTTTTAGGTTGTTTACTTACCTTAATTACCGGGAAAAAGCCCTTTCCATTGTTCAAAAAAGATCACCTATTAATTCACCACCCGCCGAAAAACCTAGCTACCATGAATGACAAGGGGAATACCCCCTACCTAGTAGAAGAGTTAGGTTTTGAATTTGGCCAAGAAGAGGCCTTCTATTGGCAAAATTTGGGCAAGTTATTACTCTCTCCCAAGTTTTACGGAGAAACCTTCCTTGCTCGTCTGACTAATCTTCTTAAAGCTCCCATTAACTACCAAATAGCTACCCTGATTGTGCTTTTCTTGGCCTCTGTTTGTGCGGGTTTAACCCATTCTTGTTTAATCTGCTTACTCTGGGCGCTATTTACCCAACTCGGAACCTATGCAGCCGCACTCTTGCAACAGCTACCGGAGCATAATTGGGCCTATGAAGCTGATGATAATGAGGGAGCTAAATCTCAGGTAATTGGTAAGTCTTTTGCCCTATATCTGGGTGCTTACCCCCCGCGCTCAGACCACTGGTTAGAGTGGTTAAAATGGTCCACGGAATTAGTGGGAGCAGTCTTTATTCGGCTAATCATCCTTCCAGTTAGCCTAGGGGCGCACTGTGTTCACCATGCTACACCAAACGATCACAACTGGGCTAATCAACTATACACCCTAAGAGCTTTTCAGACTGGCTCGGTGAAAGGATGGCAGCGTTATCAATTCCTTGAGGTTTGGGGATACCGAAACGCTTTAAACTACGTCTTTGTCGGTTTTAGTTTAAGGGGAAAAAGCTAA